A window of Streptomyces armeniacus contains these coding sequences:
- a CDS encoding arginase family protein — MNARPLRPRTDRRFTLLGAPYDGAATLGWPGSRYAPERIRAAMKWILQRREDGQVYCLDHAALHPFPEDLLADAGDVRTVAHDLEATLAGAAEGVRDVLAAGRTPVLLGGDDCLLYPVARGLAETTEGTVAVIHLDAHLDLLDHSEQQGSHSHSSGMRRASELVNVDVAASVQLASRHFNFPSSLAFREKAGLRNIPAAEIHRRGSEAVAADVLAHVAAADAVLLAFDIDCVDPAHAPGAGAHEPGGLTSFQALDLVQRLAAYTDALVLTEVNPLTDLNDQTANLAAYLVAHYVVHGGLAGPGPEGAGARS, encoded by the coding sequence ATGAACGCCCGCCCCCTCCGTCCCCGCACCGACCGCCGCTTCACCCTGCTCGGCGCCCCGTACGACGGCGCCGCCACCCTCGGCTGGCCCGGCAGCCGCTACGCGCCCGAGCGGATACGGGCCGCGATGAAGTGGATACTCCAGCGGCGCGAGGACGGGCAGGTGTACTGCCTCGACCACGCCGCGCTGCACCCCTTCCCCGAGGACCTGCTGGCGGACGCCGGGGACGTACGCACCGTCGCGCACGATCTGGAGGCCACGCTCGCCGGGGCCGCCGAGGGCGTACGGGACGTGCTCGCCGCCGGGCGTACGCCGGTGCTGCTCGGCGGTGACGACTGCCTGCTGTATCCCGTGGCCCGCGGCCTCGCCGAGACCACCGAGGGGACGGTCGCCGTCATCCATCTGGACGCCCATCTCGACCTGCTGGACCACAGCGAGCAGCAGGGCAGCCACAGCCATTCGTCGGGGATGCGCAGGGCGAGCGAGCTGGTGAACGTCGATGTGGCCGCGAGCGTCCAGCTGGCCTCACGTCACTTCAACTTCCCCTCGTCGCTGGCCTTCCGCGAGAAGGCGGGCCTGCGCAACATCCCGGCGGCCGAGATCCACCGGCGCGGTTCCGAGGCCGTCGCCGCCGACGTACTGGCCCATGTCGCCGCCGCGGACGCGGTGTTGCTGGCCTTCGACATCGACTGCGTCGACCCCGCGCACGCCCCGGGCGCGGGCGCGCACGAGCCGGGCGGGCTGACCTCGTTCCAGGCGCTCGACCTGGTGCAGCGCCTGGCGGCGTACACCGACGCACTGGTCCTCACCGAGGTCAACCCGCTGACCGATCTCAATGACCAGACCGCCAACCTGGCGGCCTACCTCGTCGCCCACTACGTCGTACACGGCGGCCTGGCCGGTCCTGGGCCCGAAGGCGCGGGTGCGCGGTCATGA